A single Macrobrachium nipponense isolate FS-2020 chromosome 5, ASM1510439v2, whole genome shotgun sequence DNA region contains:
- the LOC135215516 gene encoding helix-loop-helix protein delilah-like → MENLELMTSDKEHFPDNNNNNSSNNNIGSDSGRSGEKYGLRPRTAIKRLHHDLPFQEVSKRSGKSKPRPAPLSKYRRKTANARERHRMKAINSAFESLRKVLPDAVEVHTASSTMTKITTLRLAVDYIQALTDVLGDDSDPTFALQSREDGPCHGISSSMGFSQHAMSPASTPYTVPVSMCQNHSTNLPVNVSSSSLSLHYKTDMTPQYAPQLTQLMSYCSTSNDVSASCSPSTSRGSLGSTSDLEELLSDDSGLLEDSLDVFHDIPTITLADPFEVLLDGEKEGLISPF, encoded by the coding sequence ATGGAAAATTTAGAACTGATGACGAGCGACAAGGAACATTTTCcagacaataacaataacaacagcagcaacaataacATAGGGAGCGACAGTGGCCGTTCAGGAGAGAAATACGGCCTCCGACCGCGGACGGCTATCAAACGCTTGCATCATGACCTTCCCTTCCAGGAGGTGTCGAAGAGGTCAGGAAAGTCGAAGCCGAGACCTGCGCCTCTGTCAAAGTATCGGAGAAAGACGGCGAACGCTCGCGAAAGACATCGGATGAAAGCCATCAACAGCGCCTTCGAGTCCCTGCGGAAGGTCCTTCCAGATGCTGTGGAAGTTCACACGGCCTCCTCAACAATGACCAAAATTACGACTCTTCGGCTGGCTGTCGATTATATCCAAGCCCTGACGGATGTCTTAGGAGACGACAGCGATCCTACGTTCGCCCTTCAGTCTCGGGAGGATGGCCCCTGCCACGGGATCAGTTCCTCTATGGGTTTCTCTCAACATGCGATGTCACCTGCTTCGACACCTTACACCGTGCCGGTCAGCATGTGTCAAAACCACAGCACTAATCTTCCAGTGAACGTATCCTCGAGCTCTTTGTCACTTCATTACAAGACCGACATGACACCCCAATATGCTCCTCAACTCACTCAGCTCATGTCTTACTGCTCGACCTCTAATGACGTTTCTGCTTCCTGCTCACCTTCGACATCCAGAGGGTCGCTCGGAAGCACCAGTGATTTGGAGGAGCTACTGTCAGATGATTCCGGGTTGCTGGAGGACAGCCTCGATGTGTTTCACGACATACCCACCATCACTCTTGCTGATCCATTCGAGGTCCTCCTCGACGGGGAAAAAGAAGGTCTGATTTCACCTTTTTAA